A portion of the Gossypium arboreum isolate Shixiya-1 chromosome 8, ASM2569848v2, whole genome shotgun sequence genome contains these proteins:
- the LOC108469485 gene encoding 2-C-methyl-D-erythritol 2,4-cyclodiphosphate synthase, chloroplastic: protein MATKTESTKKLKAETIQPKNGVRFLLRQRCQRQWPHTITVVQFQRNPPPKQALTTLSSAFSLGDSISAAATSVGVDGPTASTNPSRSLPFRVGHGFGLHLLDPGYPLIIGGIDIPHSDGDVLLHCVVYAILGALGLPDIGQIVPYSDPKRKGASSVFIKEAVNISLMWILDNFEIFLLFIYLFSAVYFPLNSPLTASLLPTLKE, encoded by the exons ATGGCCACAAAAACAGAGTCAACAAAGAAACTGAAAGCTGAAACTATTCAACCAAAAAACGGAGTCCGTTTTCTGCTAAGAcaaaggtgtcaacggcaatggCCACACACTATTACAGTTGTTCAATTCCAGCGAAACCCACCTCCCAAACAAGCTCTAACAACTTTGTCTTCAGCTTTTAGTCTTGGAGATTCAATTTCAGCGGCTGCTACTTCAGTTGGAGTAGATGGACCCACCGCCTCCACCAATCCTTCCAGGTCTTTGCCGTTTAGAGTGGGTCATGGGTTCGGCCTTCATCTTTTGGATCCTGGCTACCCATTGATCATTGGTGGGATTGATATTCCTCATTCTGATG GAGATGTGCTACTCCATTGTGTTGTGTATGCAATACTGGGAGCTTTAGGCCTTCCTGATATAGGGCAGATAGTTCCATATTCTGACCCCAAGCGGAAAGGGGCTTCTTCTGTTTTCATCAAAGAAGCTGTGAATATTTCTTTGATGTGGATCCTGGATAATTTTGAGatattccttttatttatttatctattttcgGCTGTTTATTTTCCACTGAATTCTCCTTTGACTGCTTCACTGCTGCCTACCTTAAAAGAATGA
- the LOC108468824 gene encoding DET1- and DDB1-associated protein 1-like codes for MHLNLSDILGAGQKPSFHSSPMGSMLGNLPSFDPHNFSQLRPSDPSNPSKMVPSTNCPTHSRTLPPPDQVIATEAKNILIRNIYQRAEEKLRSKRAATEHLLPEHGRKQPRPSTS; via the exons ATGCATCTCAATCTCTCTGACATTTTAGGTGCAGGCCAGAAACCATCGTTTCATTCTTCCCCAATGGGGTCTATGCTCGGTAACCTGCCGTCCTTTGACCCCCACAACTTCAGCCAACTTCGTCCTTCCGATCCTTCTAATCCTTCC AAAATGGTTCCTTCCACCAACTGTCCCACTCATAGCCGGACTCTTCCACCACCTGATCAAG TTATAGCCACTGAGGCCAAAAATATACTTATTAGAAATATCTACCAGCGTGCTGAGGAGAAG TTGAGATCGAAACGTGCTGCCACCGAACATCTACTACCAGAGCATGGACGCAAGCAACCTAGGCCTTCCACCTCTTAG
- the LOC108469370 gene encoding meiotic recombination protein SPO11-2 — protein sequence MDDLSKSDMKFFSDQQLCFADILLPHEVQARIQVVVLNFLKILSSPDPAISDLPLINRKSSNSRVSEGILTDVSWIFLSHSFCSRSLMKANATKSFIRVWKVMEMCFEILIQDKRVTQRELFYKLLCDSPHYFSSQLQVNRTIQDVVALLRCSRYSLGIMASSKGLVAGRILLQEPNQEAVDCSACGSSGYAISGDLNLLESLSMKTDARYIVVVEKHAIFQRLAEDNVFNQIPSILLTAKGYPDIATRFLLHRMSRAFPDLPILALVDWNPAGLAILSTYKFGSIGMGLEAYRYACNVKWLGLRGDDLQLIPQQSLAPLKPRDLQIARSLISSTILRDNYRQELAVMMQSGQGAEIEALYFNGYDYLVKYLAKKIVQANYI from the exons atggaCGATCTCAGCAAATCCGACATGAAATTCTTCTCCGATCAACAGCTCTGTTTCGCAGACATCCTCCTTCCTCATGAG GTTCAAGCCAGAATCCAAGTCGTTGTCCTCAATTTCCTCAAGATCTTGAGCTCTCCTGATCCGGCAATCTCCGATCTCCCTCTG ATCAATAGGAAGTCGAGTAATAGTAGAGTGAGTGAAGGGATCTTGACTGATGTTTCGTGGATTTTTCTGTCTCACTCTTTTTGTTCAAGATCATTGATGAAAGCCAACGCTACTAAGTCCTTTATTAGAG TGTGGAAGGTTATGGAAATGTGCTTTGAAATCCTAATTCAAGATAAGCGAGTTACGCAGAGGGAACTATTTTACAAGTTGCTTTGTGATTCACCCCATTACTTCTCATCTCAATTGCAGGTCAATAGGACAATCCAAG ATGTTGTAGCATTGCTTCGGTGCAGCCGTTACAGTCTAGGAATCATGGCATCTAGCAAAGGACTTGTTGCTGGGCGCATCTTACTTCAG GAGCCAAACCAAGAGGCTGTTGATTGCTCTGCTTGTGGCTCTTCTGGATACGCAATTTCAGGTGACCTGAATTTGTTAGAGAGCTTGAGTATGAAGACGGATGCCCGGTATATTGTTGTAGTAGAAAAG CACGCAATATTCCAGCGATTGGCTGAGGATAATGTATTTAACCAGATTCCAAGCATTCTTCTAACAGCAAAAGGCTACCCTGATATAGCCACAAG ATTTCTTCTTCACCGAATGAGTCGGGCTTTTCCAGATTTGCCAATTTTAGCGCTGGTTGACTG GAACCCAGCTGGATTAGCAATATTGAGTACCTACAAGTTTGGAAGCATAGGGATGGGCCTAGAGGCATATAGATATG CTTGCAACGTGAAGTGGCTGGGACTGCGAGGGGATGATCTCCAACTGATACCTCAACAGTCTTTAGCTCCACTAAAGCCACGGGACCTCCAAATTGCGAGAAGCTTGATTTCCTCTACAATCTTGAGG GATAATTACCGGCAAGAGTTGGCAGTAATGATGCAGAGTGGTCAGGGAGCAGAGATCGAAGCTCTATATTTTAACGGATACGATTATTTAGTTAAGTATTTAGCAAAGAAAATTGTACAAGCCAATTAcatctga